A single window of Colletotrichum destructivum chromosome 9, complete sequence DNA harbors:
- a CDS encoding Putative helicase, P-loop containing nucleoside triphosphate hydrolase, protein MASKKYAFLPMEDDEVGPTKVVKDKKKHKSRHRDRSRERERERDRSERTSRRRSRSRSPARPTKQYRKTNTNNDDRWADEEPPSEADEVEEEDEPEFKESASKRVKLDHDGRDGDRDGDLSDGAKEELERQRDIEEREAFAKRLREKDDKKSKGGPESRRQEVDRKANMEDLRMKSRQMYLGKREAEKLALLRKQVAEETEELRSGVRLSEKEKAEFAKNREILRLAEERLKIDDHMDGYYIPEDYITEKGKIDKKRKEEAMYKRYVEKDEYGQEKFVTEHEEWEREQATKAKAQIQRAERENDDYAYVMDEEQYIKWNLGSSLPGEGKLTKEQQFLAAQIEAAEKKQLSIQETRKSLPIYAYRDDFLAAMEKYQILVIVGETGSGKTTQLPQYLHEAGYTKNGMKVGCTQPRRVAAMSVAARVADEVGVKVGQEVGYSIRFEDNTSDKTILKYMTDGMLLREFMTEPDLSGYSAIMIDEAHERTVHTDILLALVKDLARERPDLKLLISSATMNAEKFAAYFDDAPIYNIPGRRYPVDIYYTPAPEANYLAAAITTVFQIHTTQGKGDILVFLTGQDEIDSAEQQIAETAKKLGSRIKELVICPIYANLPSELQAKIFEPTPEGSRKVVLATNIAETSLTIDGIVYVIDPGFVKENVYNPATGMSNLVVTPCSRASANQRSGRAGRVGPGKCFRLYTKFAYMNEMDESPMPEIQRTNLNGVVLQLKSLGINELLDFEFMDPPPTEALIGALNQLFALQALNHKGELTKMGRQMAEFPTDPMLAKAVLAADKEGCVEEVLSVVSMLSEASALFFRPKDKKIHADSARARFTVKEGGDHLTLLNIWNQWVDSDFSPIWSRENFLQQRSLTRARDVRDQLAKLCERVEVSPSSCGASNLPPIKRALTAGFFPNAARLQRSGDSYRTVKKNATVYVHPSSVLMGVDPPVKMLVYFELVQTTKEYMRSCMPIEPKWLAELAPHFYKQKDMEAMEDKKMPKARNYER, encoded by the coding sequence ATGGCGTCAAAAAAGTACGCCTTCCTCCCgatggaggacgacgaggtcggcccCACGAAGGTggtcaaggacaagaaaaAGCACAAGTCGCGCCATCGTGATCGCTCGCGcgaaagagaaagggaacGCGATCGGAGTGAAAGAACCTCGAGACGCCGATCACGATCCAGATCACCGGCCCGACCTACGAAGCAGTACCGCAAAACGAATaccaacaacgacgacagaTGGGCGGACGAGGAGCCGCCATCGGAAGCtgacgaggttgaggaggaggacgagccCGAGTTCAAAGAATCAGCCTCGAAGCGCGTCAAACTCGATCATGatggccgcgacggcgaccgcgACGGGGACCTATCTGACGGCGCgaaggaggagctggagcgcCAGCGCGACatcgaggagcgcgaggccTTTGCGAAGCGGTTACGCGAGAAGGATGACAAGAAATCCAAAGGCGGCCCCGAGAGCAGGCGGCAAGAGGTTGACCGCAAGGCGAACATGGAGGACTTGCGCATGAAGAGTCGACAAATGTACCTTGGCAAGcgagaggccgagaagcttgcTCTGCTGCGCAAacaggtcgccgaggagacaGAGGAGCTCAGGAGCGGTGTGAGGCTAtcggagaaggagaaggccgagttTGCGAAGAACCGCGAGATCCTGCGGTTGGCGGAGGAGCGCCTGAAGATCGACGACCACATGGACGGGTACTACATCCCGGAGGACTACATCACGGAGAAGGGCAAAATCGACAAAAAGagaaaggaggaggccatgTACAAGAGATACGTGGAGAAGGACGAGTACGGGCAAGAAAAGTTCGTCACGGAACACGAGGAATGGGAACGGGAACAGGCCACTAAGGCCAAGGCGCAGATCCAGAGGGCCGAGAGAGAAAACGACGACTACGCGTACGTcatggacgaggagcagTACATCAAGTGGAATCTGGGCTCGAGCTTGCCTGGGGAGGGCAAGTTGACCAAGGAGCAACAGTTCCTGGCGGCGCAgatcgaggcggccgagaagaaaCAGCTCTCGATCCAGGAGACGAGAAAGAGCCTACCCATCTACGCCTACCGAGACGATTTTCTTGCGGCGATGGAGAAGTACCAGATTCTGGTCATCGTTGGAGAGACAGGTTCCGGAAAAACGACCCAGCTGCCACAGTACCTCCACGAAGCGGGCTACACCAAGAACGGTATGAAGGTTGGGTGTACGCAACCACGTCGTGTGGCCGCGATGAGTGTTGCCGCGCGTGTGGCagacgaggtcggcgtcaAGGTTGGCCAGGAGGTCGGCTACTCGATCCGTTTCGAGGACAACACCAGCGACAAGACCATCTTGAAGTACATGACGGACGGCATGCTGCTGAGAGAGTTCATGACGGAGCCCGATCTCTCCGGATACTCTGCCATCATGATTGACGAGGCTCACGAGAGAACCGTCCATACCGATATCTTGCTTGCTCTGGTCAAGGACCTGGCGAGGGAACGGCCCGACCTGAAGCTGCTCATCTCGTCTGCAACGATGAACGCTGAGAAATTTGCTGCCTATTTCGACGATGCCCCTATTTACAACATCCCCGGACGAAGATACCCCGTTGACATTTACTACACGCCGGCGCCAGAAGCCAACTACCTGGCCGCCGCTATCACGACAGTGTTCCAGATCCACACGACGCAGGGCAAGGGCGACATTCTTGTGTTCCTTACGGGTCAAGACGAGATCGATTCTGCTGAGCAACAGATTGCGGAAacggcgaagaagctggGAAGCCGCATCAAGGAGCTGGTGATCTGTCCCATTTATGCAAACCTGCCATCGGAACTCCAGGCCAAGATCTTCGAACCAACGCCCGAAGGCTCTCGCAAGGTCGTCCTGGCCACCAATATTGCCGAGACGAGTCTGACCATTGACGGCATCGTCTACGTCATTGACCCGGGCTTCGTCAAGGAGAACGTCTACAACCCAGCGACTGGCATGTCgaacctcgtcgtcacgcCCTGCTCGAGAGCATCGGCGAACCAGAGGAGCGGTCGCGCCGGTCGTGTGGGCCCCGGAAAGTGCTTCCGGCTGTACACCAAGTTCGCCTACATGAACGAGATGGACGAGTCGCCGATGCCCGAAATCCAGCGGACGAATCTCAACGGCGTCGTGCTCCAGCTCAAATCGCTGGGCATCAACGAGCTTCTTGATTTTGAGTTCATGgacccgccgccgacggaggCCCTCATCGGGGCGCTGAACCAGCTCTTTGCGCTGCAGGCGCTCAACCACAAGGGCGAGCTTACAAAGATGGGCCGGCAGATGGCCGAGTTCCCGACAGACCCGATGCTCGCCAAGGCGGTCCTCGCTGCCGACAAGGAGGGCTgcgtcgaggaggtgctCTCGGTGGTGTCGATGCTCAGCGAGGCGTCGGCGCTCTTCTTCCGgcccaaggacaagaagatcCACGCCGACAGCGCGCGGGCACGGTTCACGgtcaaggagggcggcgaccacCTCACGCTGCTCAACATCTGGAACCAGTGGGTCGACAGCGACTTCTCTCCCATCTGGTCACGCGAGAACTTTTTGCAGCAGCGGTCCCtcacgcgcgcgcgcgacgTGCGCGAccagctcgccaagctcTGCGAGCGCGTCGAGGTGAGCCCCTCGAGCTGCGGCGCCAGCAACCTGCCGCCCATCAAGCGCGCGCTGACGGCCGGCTTCTTCCCCAACGCCGCGCGGCTGCAGCGCAGCGGCGACAGCTACCGCACCGTCAAGAAGAACGCGACCGTGTACGTGCACCCGAGCTCGGTGCTCATGGGCGTCGACCCGCCCGTCAAGATGCTCGTCTACTTTGAGCTCGTGCAGACCACCAAGGAGTACATGCGCAGCTGCATGCCCATCGAGCCCAAGTGGCTGGCGGAGCTGGCGCCGCATTTTTACAAGCAGAAGGATATGGAGGCCATGGAGGACAAGAAGATGCCCAAGGCGAGGAATTACGAGCGGTAG
- a CDS encoding Putative Heat shock protein DnaJ, cysteine-rich, with protein sequence MFVRGAALMLLLLCLVQLALCAEDYYNVLGIGRSASDREIKSAYRKLSKKYHPDKNPGDDTAKDKFVEVSEAYEALIDPETRKIYDKHGHEGLKQQQQGGGFHRHDPFDVFSRFFGGGGHFGGHGQRRGQDINVRVGISLRDFYNGVNTEFQWDKQHICEDCGGTGSADGTVDTCGVCQGRGMRIVKHQLAPGMFQQVQMQCDACGGRGKSIKHKCRTCGGERVVRKPTAVQLTVTRGAARDSQIVYENEADASPDYVAGNLVVTLAEKEPELEQDNPDRVDGIFFQRKDNDLFWTEVLSLREAWMGDWTRNLTHLDGHIVRLGRDRGQVVQSGHVETVKGEGMPVYHDDGDSVYHQTEFGNLYVKYVVVLPDQMESGMEKEFWALFEKWRRKIGVDLHKDTGRPEKPVVHDEL encoded by the exons ATGTTCGTCCGTGGGGCAGCACtcatgctgctgctcctctgCCTCGTCCAGTTGGCACTCTGCGCCGAGGACTACTATAAtgtcctcggcatcggcaggTCTGCCTCGGACCGAGAGATCAAGTCTGCCTACCGCAAACTAAGCAAGAAATACCACCCCGATAAGAACCC TGGCGACGACACGGCAAAGGACAAGTTTGTCGAAGTCTCGGAAGCCTACGAAGCCCTCATCGACCCCGAAACCCGCAAGATCTATGACAAGCATGGCCACGAGGGCCTcaagcagcaacagcaaggCGGCGGCTTCCACCGCCACGACCCCTTCGATGTCTTCTCCCGCTTCtttggcggtggcggccactttggcggccacggccagcGCCGCGGACAGGACATCAATGTGCGCGTCGGCATCTCGCTCCGCGACTTCTACAACGGCGTCAACACCGAGTTCCAGTGGGACAAGCAGCACATCTGCGAGGACTGCGGGGGTACAGGCTCCGCCGATGGCACTGTCGACACGTGCGGCGTCTGTCAGGGCCGCGGCATGCGCATCGTCAAGCACCAGCTCGCGCCCGGTATGTTCCAGCAGGTCCAGATGCAGTGCGACGCTtgcggcggccgcggcaaGAGCATCAAGCACAAATGCCGCacctgcggcggcgagcgcgTCGTGCGCAAGCCCACGGCGGTGCAGCTCACCGTCACGCGGGGCGCCGCGCGCGACAGCCAGATCGTCTacgagaacgaggccgaCGCGAGCCCGGATTACGTCGCCGGCAACCTGGTCGTGAcgctcgccgagaaggagccGGAGCTCGAACAGGACAACCCGGATCGCGTCGACGGCATTTTCTTCCAGCGCAAAGACAACGACCTGTTTTGGACCGAGGTGCTCTCGCTGCGCGAGGCCTGGATGGGAGACTGGACGCGGAACCTGACACACCTGGACGGCCACATCGTTCGTCTCGGCCGTGACCGTGGCCAGGTCGTGCAGTCCGGCCATGTGGAGACGGTCAAGGGCGAGGGCATGCCAGTGtaccacgacgacggtgacaGCGTGTACCACCAGACCGAGTTTGGCAACCTGTATGTCAAGTACGTCGTCGTGCTGCCGGATCAGATGGAGTCGGGCATGGAGAAGGAGTTCTGGGCTCTCTTCGAGAAGTGGCGCCGCAAGATCGGTGTCGACCTGCATAAGGACACCGGGCGGCCCGAGAAGCCTGTGGTGCACGACGAATTATGA